From one Magnolia sinica isolate HGM2019 chromosome 18, MsV1, whole genome shotgun sequence genomic stretch:
- the LOC131232639 gene encoding uncharacterized protein LOC131232639 isoform X5, which yields MRAESGTCNVCAAPCSSCMHFNRTVSVMESKIEDDFSHEICKGKEPLFKSRACDDRQHATSEASNLFSASSSHDSLSENAESKATMRTCDTSDAFEDVDMLPKFSSGSNLGEGKLHTTQCNTVAQSAVTSHVSIPSALGQRTLRQGEEHQGPECHGDNISCVTGVKDGNLPVSSPNVDSNRKKVSYSAASTSSFVVGGSEEAEKAVQVQNAPGCLTDSHHEIEESKHNSLRPSISTKDTSQKKRSGFSSATDGVSECPSSKDVCEGGGMQKSQLPHSHSESKSFSRGDPRDVEENSSSQLQAGPSECSTEHLESSLAGQVTISSGDGQKKSAAVNSSNIIHSSIEDGKENLGRANSSPGALMKIHPCSETEIDTDGRDPRAESMKHSDVNQQFEKSKAVFEASDKQGTTLQSPISNSEHSGSDIVEDDVKVCDICGDAGREEMLAICSRCSDGAEHIYCMRIMLDKVPDGDWLCEECQLKDAEKQNLDKIETEPAAPKAPSLSEKSQSSNPKLLLKLDAKAQEEEADQATKVITSPRLSTKRHAESLEVTSLSKKVAIETSTGLPGMAILSKKSELSRESSFKHLDAGKVKAAHSVPSSGSHAANGSQETSHSLSTAGPNASKSQGQLQSPRGPLSRSSTFNSLPSKPKVKQLSEDFSLKQKLARESSISGTRKDGLTRTIGKSMSFKSTSLSHLNSESKAKILSPNLSRDVDLRGLKQGKEQTVIERKNSFRSDRPVVSSSSAAVISTSLPKFDLKNSIRGETIPSHSLVNNSHDPKATQRDANRHNSSKPAVLIANKGSENVIAHDGCEAKKQSSLAHGLGTPSSNGICSSEDQKSCQVGPKEDATANSSSAADKFCGGPDVHMTDVPPQSRESTNRDGKPKDASALSWLRQTVSSGSKNIRCHRCNEMGHDAQLCKAGSIQVSALKPSAVKNLREVTNKSSKWKGAVAAVSRTKMHKNDRLPDQSDELPMSSTNMSCEVAFKDQLSSSSGCVANLPSPGGTVLRKEALRRSVADSSKATTIVNVKQQGAHATEAVCAPREADLNVVPTISDETKLKPSMINLPIQAPAVANPSRISAIPEHDHIWHGSFEVQRSGRLPDFYDGIQAHMSTCASPKVLEVVKNFPSRVRLEEAPRLTSWPMQFQGNCTTEDNIALYFFARDLESYERNYKKLLQNMSENDLALKGNVDGIELLIFPSNQLPEKSQRWNRLFFLWAVFRERKWNCSESLADSHKKLCGATLDAEPTEQDLPTPVTDKELSRYDRSPEARVVKSSIGDLPSLSSSGRVEGNCYTKESSLDQRSLSYHEFNQSSVVEKHTPDRHTSCSFPEIRPSVSASQQASLPATSPLLRITTNDAQLCSEVKGNSASLKEVYRDSKSGNSTELRPCVQAASVQIDLNKGKAVPMYLDTSNCGQASFTSSSPDRRSASSDCLKIFSSSSLVQEAGAEGSGGQENLKDLDREKSMNNSTCLESDKHGDLIMKEQSSWELRSSRKRLHPNSSEMVSEASGILLNRESRTMPWGGKAERIQIDGENECKKMKAYNDSCVGSSTREQILGEGFSSKMLGMDPGFLKEQKGDCVYDYNMPESSKAAEMFFFPVDTSPISNCKSGNSAQWKILQSDRDPPELDIPNLELALGAKKKPSKPGFFPLFPGSIDEKSSQNKLPDPPVDDGDDELSSSLSLSLAFPFPVKEQSAKSAPKTEQLLPETHHVNTSLLLFGGFPDT from the exons ATGAGAGCAGAATCTGGGACATGTAACGTTTGTGCCGCTCCTTGCTCATCTTGTATGCATTTCAATCGAACTGTATCGGTTATGGAATCAaaaattgaggatgatttttcCCATGAAATCTGTAAGGGAAAGGAACCACTTTTTAAGAGCAGAGCATGTGATGACCGGCAGCATGCCACCAGTGAAGCCAGTAACTTATTCAGTGCCAGTTCAAGTCATGATTCATTATCTGAAAATGCTGAAAGTAAAGCAACGATGAGGACATGTGACACATCTGATGCATTCGAAGATGTTGACATGCTACCAAAATTTTCATCTGGCAGCAACCTTGGGGAAGGTAAGCTGCACACCACACAATGCAATACTGTTGCTCAAAGTGCTGTCACTTCTCATGTAAGCATACCATCTGCATTGGGTCAAAGAACCTTGAGACAAGGTGAGGAGCACCAGGGGCCAGAATGTCATGGCGATAATATATCATGCGTTACTGGAGTCAAAGATGGAAATTTACCAGTCAGCAGCCCTAATGTCGACTCAAACAGGAAGAAAGTATCATACAGTGCTGCTTCGACTAGTAGCTTTGTTGTGGGAGGCTCTGAAGAGGCTGAAAAGGCAGTTCAAGTTCAAAATGCTCCCGGTTGTTTGACTGATTCTCATCATGAAATAGAAGAGAGCAAGCACAATTCCTTGAGGCCAAGTATATCCACTAAAGACACTTCTCAGAAAAAGAGGTCTGGCTTCAGTTCGGCAACTGATGGTGTATCAGAGTGCCCTTCTTCAAAAGATGTTTGTGAAGGCGGTGGGATGCAGAAATCACAGCTTCCACATTCTCATTCCGAAAGCAAATCATTCTCTCGTGGAGATCCCAGAGATGTGGAAGAAAATTCAAGTTCCCAGCTCCAGGCAGGACCTTCTGAATGCTCCACTGAACATTTGGAATCTTCGTTGGCAGGACAAGTGACAATTTCTAGTGGTGATGGGCAGAAGAAATCTGCTGCAGTCAACTCTTCTAATATTATCCATTCAAGTATTGAAGATGGTAAAGAAAATCTTGGCAGAGCCAATTCTTCGCCTGGTGCTTTGATGAAAATTCATCCATGCTCTGAAACTGAAATTGACACGGATGGTAGGGACCCTCGGGCCGAATCTATGAAACATTCAGATGTAAACCAACAATTTGAAAAATCCAAAGCTGTGTTTGAAGCATCTGATAAACAGGGTACGACATTACAATCTCCTATCTCCAACAGTGAGCATTCGGGATCAGATATTGTGGAGGATGAT GTAAAAGTCTGCGATATATGTGGAGATGCAGGTCGTGAGGAGATGCTTGCTATTTGTAGCAGATGTAGTGATGGTGCAGAGCACAT CTATTGCATGCGAATAATGCTGGATAAAGTTCCGGATGGTGATTGGCTATGTGAAGAATGCCAGCTCAAGGACGCTGAAAAACAAAATCTGGATAAGATTGAAACAGAACCAGCAGCACCGAAGGCGCCTTCCTTGAGTGAAAAAAGTCAAAGCTCCAACCCGAAGCTTTTGCTAAAGTTGGATGCCAAAGCACAGGAAGAAGAAGCAGACCAGGCCACAAAAGTTATCACAAGTCCCCGGCTCTCCACTAAAAGACATGCCGAAAGTCTGGAGGTCACTTCTCTGTCAAAGAAAGTAGCTATTGAAACAAGTACTGGGTTGCCTGGGATGGCCATCCTGAGCAAGAAATCTGAATTGTCTAGAGAGAGTTCATTCAAGCACTTGGATGCGGGGAAAGTAAAGGCTGCCCATTCAGTACCTTCATCTGGAAGTCACGCTGCCAATGGTTCTCAGGAGActtctcattctctttctacTGCTGGTCCTAATGCATCAAAGTCACAAGGACAACTTCAGTCACCTCGGG GTCCTCTTTCAAGATCATCTACCTTCAACAGCTTACCCTCAAAACCCAAAGTCAAACAGCTATCAGAAGATTTTTCTCTAAAGCAAAAATTGGCAAGAGAGTCTTCTATTAGTGGCACAAGAAAAGATGGATTAACAAGGACAATTGGCAAATCAATGTCCTTCAAAAGCACAAGCTTAAGCCACTTAAATTCCGAGTCAAAAGCTAAAATTCTGTCACCTAATCTCTCTCGTGATGTGGATCTAAGAGGCTTGAAGCAAGGGAAAGAACAAACGGTAATAGAAAGGAAGAATTCTTTTAGATCGGATCGCCCTGTGGTCAGTTCGTCATCAGCGGCTGTTATCAGCACGTCTCTTCCGAAGTTTGATTTGAAAAATTCAATACGTGGTGAAACCATACCATCACATTCCTTGGTGAACAATTCCCATGATCCAAAGGCTACACAACGCGATGCAAATCGACATAATTCATCCAAACCAGCTGTTCTGATTGCTAATAAAGGATCAGAAAATGTGATTGCCCATG ATGGATGTGAAGCAAAGAAGCAATCTTCTCTAGCCCACGGTCTTGGGACTCCCTCTTCTAATGGCATATGCAGTTCTGAGGATCAAAAATCATGCCAAGTTGGCCCTAAGGAAGATGCAACGGCAAATTCTTCATCGGCTGCTGATAAATTTTGTGGTGGCCCTGATGTGCATATGACAGATGTCCCACCTCAATCCCGGGAATCCACCAACCGAGATGGAAAACCCAAGGATGCTTCTGCTTTGAGCTGGTTGAGGCAGACAGTTTCATCTGGAAGTAAAAATATCCGATGCCATAGATGTAATGAAATGGGCCACGATGCACAACTCTGCAAAGCTGGCTCTATACAGGTTTCTGCTCTTAAGCCTTCTGCTGTAAAGAACTTGAGGGAGGTGACCAACAAAAGCAGCAAGTGGAAGGGTGCAGTAGCGGCAGTATCAAGGActaaaatgcataaaaatgatagACTGCCTGATCAATCTGATGAGTTACCCATGTCAAGTACTAATATGAGCTGTGAAGTTGCTTTCAAAGATCAATTGTCAAGTTCTTCAGGTTGTGTGGCGAATTTGCCTTCCCCAGGTGGGACAGTTTTGCGGAAGGAGGCTTTGAGGCGCTCTGTAGCTGATTCCAGTAAAGCTACAACTATTGTCAATGTTAAGCAGCAAGGTGCACATGCAACAGAAGCAGTTTGTGCTCCCAGAGAAGCAGATCTGAATGTTGTTCCTACCATTTCAGATGAAACTAAGCTGAAGCCTTCCATGATAAACTTGCCTATTCAAGCTCCTGCAGTTGCCAATCCTTCAAGAATTTCAGCCATTCCAGAGCATGACCACATATGGCA TGGCAGTTTTGAAGTGCAGAGAAGTGGAAGACTTCCTGACTTCTATGATGGGATTCAAGCTCACATGTCAACTTGTGCATCACCAAAAGTTCTCGAAGTGGTGAAAAACTTCCCTTCCAGAGTTCGGTTGGAGGAAGCTCCTCGACTGACCTCATGGCCCATGCAGTTCCAGGGAAACTGCACCACAGAAGATAACATTGCTCTCTACTTCTTTGCCAGAGATCTTGAGAG TTACGAAAGAAATTACAAGAAGCTGTTGCAAAATATGTCTGAGAATGATTTAGCTCTCAAAGGAAACGTTGATGGAATTGAGCTTCTGATATTCCCATCAAACCAGCTACCTGAGAAATCCCAGC GTTGGAATAGATTATTCTTCCTCTGGGCCGTATTCAGAGAAAGAAAATGGAACTGTTCAGAATCCCTCGCTGACTCTCACAAGAAGCTTTGCGGAGCCACCTTGGATGCAGAGCCCACAGAACAGGATTTGCCCACCCCTGTCACTGATAAGGAATTGTCCAGATATGACAGATCTCCCGAAGCAAGAGTTGTAAAGTCGAGCATTGGAGATTTACCATCATTATCATCTTCTGGACGAGTGGAAGGGAACTGTTAcacaaaagaatcatctcttgatCAGAGGTCTTTGAGTTATCATGAATTTAATCAGTCTTCAGTTGTGGAGAAACATACGCCAGACAGGCACACTTCATGTTCATTTCCTGAAATCCGCCCATCAGTAAGTGCTAGCCAGCAGGCTAGTCTACCTGCGACAAGTCCATTGTTAAGGATAACAACAAATGATGCCCAGTTGTGCTCAGAAGTGAAAGGGAACAGCGCTTCATTG AAAGAAGTCTATAGAGATTCCAAAAGCGGAAACAGTACTGAGCTTCGACCTTGTGTTCAAGCAGCTAGTGTACAAATAGATCTTAATAAAGGTAAAGCTGTACCAATGTACTTGGATACTTCCAATTGCGGACAAGCAAGTTTTACTTCAAGTTCACCAGATAGGCGAAGTGCTTCATCTGACTGTTTGAAGATATTCAGTTCATCTTCTCTTGTTCAAGAAGCAGGTGCTGAGGGCAGTGGAGGCCAGGAGAACTTGAAGGACTTGGATAGAGAGAAGTCGATGAATAATAGCACTTGTTTAGAGAGTGACAAGCATGGAGATCTAATAATGAAAGAACAGAGCAGCTGGGAGTTGCGATCCAGCAGAAAACGTCTGCACCCAAATTCTTCAGAGATGGTCTCAGAAGCTTCTGGAATATTGTTGAACCGGGAAAGTCGGACAATGCCATGGGGAGGGAAGGCAGAGCGCATACAGATTGATGGGGAGAATGAATGCAAGAAAATGAAGGCCTACAATGATTCGTGTGTCGGGAGCAGTACTAGAGAGCAGATTTTGGGAGAAGGGTTTTCTTCAAAGATGCTTGGCATGGATCCTGGCTTCCTGAAGGAGCAGAAAGGTGACTGTGTTTATGACTACAATATGCCTGAGAGCTCGAAAGCTGCTGAAATGTTCTTCTTTCCAGTGGATACGAGTCCCATCAGCAACTGCAAATCGGGCAACTCCGCACAATGGAAAATACTTCAATCAGACAGGGACCCACCAGAACTTGACATTCCAAATCTCGAACTTGCATTGGGGGCCAAGAAGAAACCATCAAAACCAGGTTTCTTTCCTTTGTTTCCTGGGTCAATTGATGAGAAGAGCAGCCAAAACAAACTGCCAGATCCGCCAgtggatgatggtgatgatgagctGTCTTCATCACTTTCTCTCTCCCTAGCATTTCCTTTCCCTGTGAAGGAACAATCTGCAAAATCAGCTCCAAAGACAGAGCAGCTCTTGCCTGAGACACACCATGTGAACACATCGCTGTTGCTCTTTGGCGGCTTTCCCGACACTTGA